The following are encoded in a window of Cucurbita pepo subsp. pepo cultivar mu-cu-16 chromosome LG12, ASM280686v2, whole genome shotgun sequence genomic DNA:
- the LOC111806846 gene encoding uncharacterized protein LOC111806846 isoform X1: protein MGVMSRRVIPACGSLCFFCPSMRARSRQPVKRYKKFLADIFPRNQDAEPNDRQICKLCDYASKNPLRIPKITEHLEQRCYKDLRNENFGYVKVVIYIYRKLLLMCKDQMPLFANSLIGISRTLLEQTRHDDVQILGCNILVDFIRSQTDNTYMFNLEGIIPKLCQLALEGESNEEAPHLRSAGLQALASMILFMGEQSHISMDFDKIISVVLENYVVDGQYSHSEAQYIEGQDKVENHSSSILDVNQKVSTFNHFINLEAETDMSKNPSYWSRVCLCNMARLAKEATTVRRMFEPLFHHFDTENQWSLEKGLACSVLSFMQSLLAESGDHSYLLFPILVKHLDHKSIVKEPQIQTDIINVTTQLVQNAKPLASVTIIGAITDLIKHLRKCLLCSSEASSNGHDTDKWSTDLQLALENCISQLSKKVGDAGPILDTLAVVLENIPNNNISARATISAIYQTAMAVSSIPNVSYYRKAFPDALFHQLLLAMAHPDLETRIGAHDIFSIVLMPSIKCPRMELNAISSKNVSWLPFGCATQKLISGSFSFKDEDKHASEPINGVRMEESQPADFITEKSVTHPSMHGSSSFNHIFSEAKTKLTSLRLSSHQVSLLLSSIWVQATSSDNTPANFEAMAHTYSIALLFTRSKTSSHMALIRCFQLAFSLRSIAVDQEGGLPPSRRRSLFSMASFMLLFSARAGGLPELTPIIKASLDNKMVDPHLQSVNDTRLQAVRVTSEKDSVAFGSEEDEFAATKFLATLELDEQQLKETVVSHFTIKYANLSEADLSSVKEQLLHGFSPDEAYPLGAPLFMETPHSSSPLAKLAFSDYDEGMSPDVLTDDEAFLEPSGSQSNHKTSISISNLDILSVNQLLESVLETARQVASFPVSSAPVPYDQMKSQCEALITCKQQKMSVLHSFKHKEDTKEEKAIVLSSEIETLPSPLPVNTMEIVPGDVKYYTKETNKRHDQPLLCSHEYGRHSLRLPPSSPYDKFLKAAGC, encoded by the exons ATGGGGGTTATGTCTAGGCGGGTTATTCCTGCCTGTGGTAGCCTCTGTTTCTTCTGTCCTTCTATGCGGGCGAGATCAAGACAGCCTGTGAAACGATACAAGAAGTTCCTTGCTGATATATTTCCTCGTAATCAG GATGCTGAACCAAATGATAGACAAATTTGTAAACTCTGTGACTATGCTTCAAAGAACCCGTTGCGTATTCCCAAG ATTACCGAACACCTGGAGCAAAGATGCTACAAAGATTTGCGGAATGAGAACTTTGGATATGTGAAagttgtaatatatatatacagaaaACTTCTATTAATGTGCAAAGACCAGAT GCCACTATTTGCTAATAGCTTAATTGGGATTTCTCGAACTCTTTTAGAACAAACACGGCATGATGATGTGCAGATTCTTGGTTGCAATATCCTTGTTGATTTCATACGTAGCCAG ACAGATAATACATATATGTTCAACTTAGAGGGCATCATTCCAAAACTTTGCCAATTGGCTCTAGAAGGTGAGAGTAATGAGGAGGCACCTCATTTGCGGTCAGCTGGACTTCAAGCTCTAGCTTCTATG atattgttcatgGGCGAGCAATCTCACATCTCAATGGACTTTGACAAA ATTATATCAGTGGTTTTGGAGAACTACGTAGTAGATGGACAGTATTCTCATTCAGAGGCTCAGTACATTGAAGGACAGGATAAAGTAGAGAACCATAGCTCTTCTATATTAGATGTTAATCAAAAGGTCTCAACATTTAACCATTTTATCAATTTGGAAGCTGAAAC GGATATGTCCAAGAACCCTTCTTATTGGTCTAGAGTTTGCTTGTGTAATATGGCTAGATTGGCAAAGGAAGCTACAACTGTCAGGCGTATGTTTGAACCTCTATTTCATCATTTTGATACTGAAAATCAATGGTCATTAGAAAAAGGACTTGCCTGCTCGGTATTGTCATTTATGCAATCGCTTTTGGCTGAATCAG GTGACCACTCGTATCTTTTGTTTCCGATTCTTGTCAAGCACTTGGATCATAAAAGTATTGTAAAAGAGCCTCAGATTCAAACAGATATTATCAATGTAACCACACAACTTGTTCAAAATGCAAAACCGCTAGCCTCGGTTACTATTATTGGGGCTATCACTGATTTGATAAAACATCTACGGAAGTGCCTACTCTGTTCATCTGAAGCATCTAGCAATGGACACGACACAGATAAATGGAGTACCGACCTTCAGTTGGCATTGGAAAATTGCATTTCTCAGCTCTCAAAGAAG GTAGGGGATGCGGGACCCATACTTGATACGCTAGCTGTTGTGCTGGAGAAtattccaaataataatatttcagcTCGAGCAACAATCTCCGCTATTTATCAGACTGCAATGGCGGTATCATCTATTCCTAATGTTTCTTATTACAGGAAG GCTTTTCCTGATGCCCTATTTCATCAGTTGCTTTTAGCAATGGCTCACCCTGATCTCGAGACTCGAATTGGGGCCCACGACATTTTCTCTATAGTGCTTATGCCATCCATTAAGTGTCCTAGGATGGAACTGAATGCGATTTCCtcaaaaaatgtttcatgGTTACCATTTGGCTGTGCAACACAGAAATTGATTAGTGGAAGTTTCTCCTTTAAAGACGAAGACAAGCATGCATCAGAACCCATAAATGGGGTACGAATGGAAGAAAGTCAACCAGCCGACTTCATCACCGAGAAATCTGTCACACATCCATCTATGCATGGATCCTCCAGCTTCAATCACATTTTCAGCGAGGCAAAAACT AAGTTGACTTCCCTCCGGTTAAGCAGTCACCAAGTGAGTCTCCTGCTCTCGTCAATCTGGGTTCAAGCTACATCTTCGGATAATACCCCTGCAAATTTTGAGGCTATGGCCCACACTTATAGCATAGCTTTGCTATTTACCCGGTCTAAG aCTTCAAGCCACATGGCTCTCATACGATGTTTTCAGCTGGCATTTTCCCTTCGAAGCATAGCTGTGGATCAAGAAG GCGGTTTACCACCCTCTCGCAGAAGATCTCTCTTCTCCATGGCATCGTTTATGCTTCTGTTTTCAGCCCGGGCGGGTGGTCTCCCAGAGTTGACTCCCATCATTAAAGCATCATTAGATAATAAAATG GTTGATCCTCACCTTCAGTCGGTTAATGATACCAGGCTGCAGGCTGTTCGTGTGACGTCTGAAAAGGATAGTGTAGCATTTGGGtcagaagaagatgaatttgCTGCAACGAAGTTTCTAGCAACACTTGAATTAGATGAACAGCAGTTGAAGGAAACTGTGGTCTCACACTTTACGATTAAATATGCCAATCTCTCAGAG gcTGATCTATCAAGTGTTAAAGAGCAGCTTTTACACGGGTTTTCGCCTGATGAGGCATACCCGTTAGGAGCTCCATTATTTATGGAGACACCACATTCAAGTTCTCCACTTGCTAAGCTGGCATTTTCAGATTATGATGAG GGTATGTCTCCTGATGTTTTGACAGATGACGAAGCCTTCCTCGAGCCTAGTGGAAGCCAGTCCAATCATAAAACGTCAATTTCCATCAGTAACCTCGACATTCTAAGCGTTAATCAGCTTTTGGAATCA GTGCTCGAAACAGCCAGACAAGTTGCGAGCTTCCCAGTTTCTTCGGCGCCTGTTCCGTACGATCAAATGAAAAGTCAATGTGAGGCCCTCATAACTTGCAAACAGCAGAAAATGTCAGTGCTTCATAGTTTCAAGCACAAAGAAGACACAAAGGAAGAGAAGGCAATAGTACTCTCCAGTGAAATTGAAACTTTACCTTCTCCTTTACCTGTCAAT ACAATGGAAATCGTTCCGGGGGATGTGAAGTATTATACTAAGGAGACCAACAAAAGACACGATCAGCCGCTTCTTTGTTCACATGAATATGGGCGTCACTCGTTAAGGTTACCTCCTTCAAGTCCATATGACAAATTCTTAAAAGCTGCTGGATGCTAG
- the LOC111806846 gene encoding uncharacterized protein LOC111806846 isoform X3, with the protein MFNLEGIIPKLCQLALEGESNEEAPHLRSAGLQALASMILFMGEQSHISMDFDKIISVVLENYVVDGQYSHSEAQYIEGQDKVENHSSSILDVNQKVSTFNHFINLEAETDMSKNPSYWSRVCLCNMARLAKEATTVRRMFEPLFHHFDTENQWSLEKGLACSVLSFMQSLLAESGDHSYLLFPILVKHLDHKSIVKEPQIQTDIINVTTQLVQNAKPLASVTIIGAITDLIKHLRKCLLCSSEASSNGHDTDKWSTDLQLALENCISQLSKKVGDAGPILDTLAVVLENIPNNNISARATISAIYQTAMAVSSIPNVSYYRKAFPDALFHQLLLAMAHPDLETRIGAHDIFSIVLMPSIKCPRMELNAISSKNVSWLPFGCATQKLISGSFSFKDEDKHASEPINGVRMEESQPADFITEKSVTHPSMHGSSSFNHIFSEAKTKLTSLRLSSHQVSLLLSSIWVQATSSDNTPANFEAMAHTYSIALLFTRSKTSSHMALIRCFQLAFSLRSIAVDQEGGLPPSRRRSLFSMASFMLLFSARAGGLPELTPIIKASLDNKMVDPHLQSVNDTRLQAVRVTSEKDSVAFGSEEDEFAATKFLATLELDEQQLKETVVSHFTIKYANLSEADLSSVKEQLLHGFSPDEAYPLGAPLFMETPHSSSPLAKLAFSDYDEGMSPDVLTDDEAFLEPSGSQSNHKTSISISNLDILSVNQLLESVLETARQVASFPVSSAPVPYDQMKSQCEALITCKQQKMSVLHSFKHKEDTKEEKAIVLSSEIETLPSPLPVNTMEIVPGDVKYYTKETNKRHDQPLLCSHEYGRHSLRLPPSSPYDKFLKAAGC; encoded by the exons ATGTTCAACTTAGAGGGCATCATTCCAAAACTTTGCCAATTGGCTCTAGAAGGTGAGAGTAATGAGGAGGCACCTCATTTGCGGTCAGCTGGACTTCAAGCTCTAGCTTCTATG atattgttcatgGGCGAGCAATCTCACATCTCAATGGACTTTGACAAA ATTATATCAGTGGTTTTGGAGAACTACGTAGTAGATGGACAGTATTCTCATTCAGAGGCTCAGTACATTGAAGGACAGGATAAAGTAGAGAACCATAGCTCTTCTATATTAGATGTTAATCAAAAGGTCTCAACATTTAACCATTTTATCAATTTGGAAGCTGAAAC GGATATGTCCAAGAACCCTTCTTATTGGTCTAGAGTTTGCTTGTGTAATATGGCTAGATTGGCAAAGGAAGCTACAACTGTCAGGCGTATGTTTGAACCTCTATTTCATCATTTTGATACTGAAAATCAATGGTCATTAGAAAAAGGACTTGCCTGCTCGGTATTGTCATTTATGCAATCGCTTTTGGCTGAATCAG GTGACCACTCGTATCTTTTGTTTCCGATTCTTGTCAAGCACTTGGATCATAAAAGTATTGTAAAAGAGCCTCAGATTCAAACAGATATTATCAATGTAACCACACAACTTGTTCAAAATGCAAAACCGCTAGCCTCGGTTACTATTATTGGGGCTATCACTGATTTGATAAAACATCTACGGAAGTGCCTACTCTGTTCATCTGAAGCATCTAGCAATGGACACGACACAGATAAATGGAGTACCGACCTTCAGTTGGCATTGGAAAATTGCATTTCTCAGCTCTCAAAGAAG GTAGGGGATGCGGGACCCATACTTGATACGCTAGCTGTTGTGCTGGAGAAtattccaaataataatatttcagcTCGAGCAACAATCTCCGCTATTTATCAGACTGCAATGGCGGTATCATCTATTCCTAATGTTTCTTATTACAGGAAG GCTTTTCCTGATGCCCTATTTCATCAGTTGCTTTTAGCAATGGCTCACCCTGATCTCGAGACTCGAATTGGGGCCCACGACATTTTCTCTATAGTGCTTATGCCATCCATTAAGTGTCCTAGGATGGAACTGAATGCGATTTCCtcaaaaaatgtttcatgGTTACCATTTGGCTGTGCAACACAGAAATTGATTAGTGGAAGTTTCTCCTTTAAAGACGAAGACAAGCATGCATCAGAACCCATAAATGGGGTACGAATGGAAGAAAGTCAACCAGCCGACTTCATCACCGAGAAATCTGTCACACATCCATCTATGCATGGATCCTCCAGCTTCAATCACATTTTCAGCGAGGCAAAAACT AAGTTGACTTCCCTCCGGTTAAGCAGTCACCAAGTGAGTCTCCTGCTCTCGTCAATCTGGGTTCAAGCTACATCTTCGGATAATACCCCTGCAAATTTTGAGGCTATGGCCCACACTTATAGCATAGCTTTGCTATTTACCCGGTCTAAG aCTTCAAGCCACATGGCTCTCATACGATGTTTTCAGCTGGCATTTTCCCTTCGAAGCATAGCTGTGGATCAAGAAG GCGGTTTACCACCCTCTCGCAGAAGATCTCTCTTCTCCATGGCATCGTTTATGCTTCTGTTTTCAGCCCGGGCGGGTGGTCTCCCAGAGTTGACTCCCATCATTAAAGCATCATTAGATAATAAAATG GTTGATCCTCACCTTCAGTCGGTTAATGATACCAGGCTGCAGGCTGTTCGTGTGACGTCTGAAAAGGATAGTGTAGCATTTGGGtcagaagaagatgaatttgCTGCAACGAAGTTTCTAGCAACACTTGAATTAGATGAACAGCAGTTGAAGGAAACTGTGGTCTCACACTTTACGATTAAATATGCCAATCTCTCAGAG gcTGATCTATCAAGTGTTAAAGAGCAGCTTTTACACGGGTTTTCGCCTGATGAGGCATACCCGTTAGGAGCTCCATTATTTATGGAGACACCACATTCAAGTTCTCCACTTGCTAAGCTGGCATTTTCAGATTATGATGAG GGTATGTCTCCTGATGTTTTGACAGATGACGAAGCCTTCCTCGAGCCTAGTGGAAGCCAGTCCAATCATAAAACGTCAATTTCCATCAGTAACCTCGACATTCTAAGCGTTAATCAGCTTTTGGAATCA GTGCTCGAAACAGCCAGACAAGTTGCGAGCTTCCCAGTTTCTTCGGCGCCTGTTCCGTACGATCAAATGAAAAGTCAATGTGAGGCCCTCATAACTTGCAAACAGCAGAAAATGTCAGTGCTTCATAGTTTCAAGCACAAAGAAGACACAAAGGAAGAGAAGGCAATAGTACTCTCCAGTGAAATTGAAACTTTACCTTCTCCTTTACCTGTCAAT ACAATGGAAATCGTTCCGGGGGATGTGAAGTATTATACTAAGGAGACCAACAAAAGACACGATCAGCCGCTTCTTTGTTCACATGAATATGGGCGTCACTCGTTAAGGTTACCTCCTTCAAGTCCATATGACAAATTCTTAAAAGCTGCTGGATGCTAG
- the LOC111806846 gene encoding uncharacterized protein LOC111806846 isoform X2, with the protein MGVMSRRVIPACGSLCFFCPSMRARSRQPVKRYKKFLADIFPRNQDAEPNDRQICKLCDYASKNPLRIPKITEHLEQRCYKDLRNENFGYVKVVIYIYRKLLLMCKDQMPLFANSLIGISRTLLEQTRHDDVQILGCNILVDFIRSQTDNTYMFNLEGIIPKLCQLALEGESNEEAPHLRSAGLQALASMILFMGEQSHISMDFDKIISVVLENYVVDGQYSHSEAQYIEGQDKVENHSSSILDVNQKVSTFNHFINLEAETDMSKNPSYWSRVCLCNMARLAKEATTVRRMFEPLFHHFDTENQWSLEKGLACSVLSFMQSLLAESGDHSYLLFPILVKHLDHKSIVKEPQIQTDIINVTTQLVQNAKPLASVTIIGAITDLIKHLRKCLLCSSEASSNGHDTDKWSTDLQLALENCISQLSKKVGDAGPILDTLAVVLENIPNNNISARATISAIYQTAMAVSSIPNVSYYRKAFPDALFHQLLLAMAHPDLETRIGAHDIFSIVLMPSIKCPRMELNAISSKNVSWLPFGCATQKLISGSFSFKDEDKHASEPINGVRMEESQPADFITEKSVTHPSMHGSSSFNHIFSEAKTKLTSLRLSSHQVSLLLSSIWVQATSSDNTPANFEAMAHTYSIALLFTRSKTSSHMALIRCFQLAFSLRSIAVDQEGGLPPSRRRSLFSMASFMLLFSARAGGLPELTPIIKASLDNKMVDPHLQSVNDTRLQAVRVTSEKDSVAFGSEEDEFAATKFLATLELDEQQLKETVVSHFTIKYANLSEADLSSVKEQLLHGFSPDEAYPLGAPLFMETPHSSSPLAKLAFSDYDEGMSPDVLTDDEAFLEPSGSQSNHKTSISISNLDILSVNQLLESVLETARQVASFPVSSAPVPYDQMKSQCEALITCKQQKMSVLHSFKHKEDTKEEKAIVLSSEIETLPSPLPVNALLEEIIQGA; encoded by the exons ATGGGGGTTATGTCTAGGCGGGTTATTCCTGCCTGTGGTAGCCTCTGTTTCTTCTGTCCTTCTATGCGGGCGAGATCAAGACAGCCTGTGAAACGATACAAGAAGTTCCTTGCTGATATATTTCCTCGTAATCAG GATGCTGAACCAAATGATAGACAAATTTGTAAACTCTGTGACTATGCTTCAAAGAACCCGTTGCGTATTCCCAAG ATTACCGAACACCTGGAGCAAAGATGCTACAAAGATTTGCGGAATGAGAACTTTGGATATGTGAAagttgtaatatatatatacagaaaACTTCTATTAATGTGCAAAGACCAGAT GCCACTATTTGCTAATAGCTTAATTGGGATTTCTCGAACTCTTTTAGAACAAACACGGCATGATGATGTGCAGATTCTTGGTTGCAATATCCTTGTTGATTTCATACGTAGCCAG ACAGATAATACATATATGTTCAACTTAGAGGGCATCATTCCAAAACTTTGCCAATTGGCTCTAGAAGGTGAGAGTAATGAGGAGGCACCTCATTTGCGGTCAGCTGGACTTCAAGCTCTAGCTTCTATG atattgttcatgGGCGAGCAATCTCACATCTCAATGGACTTTGACAAA ATTATATCAGTGGTTTTGGAGAACTACGTAGTAGATGGACAGTATTCTCATTCAGAGGCTCAGTACATTGAAGGACAGGATAAAGTAGAGAACCATAGCTCTTCTATATTAGATGTTAATCAAAAGGTCTCAACATTTAACCATTTTATCAATTTGGAAGCTGAAAC GGATATGTCCAAGAACCCTTCTTATTGGTCTAGAGTTTGCTTGTGTAATATGGCTAGATTGGCAAAGGAAGCTACAACTGTCAGGCGTATGTTTGAACCTCTATTTCATCATTTTGATACTGAAAATCAATGGTCATTAGAAAAAGGACTTGCCTGCTCGGTATTGTCATTTATGCAATCGCTTTTGGCTGAATCAG GTGACCACTCGTATCTTTTGTTTCCGATTCTTGTCAAGCACTTGGATCATAAAAGTATTGTAAAAGAGCCTCAGATTCAAACAGATATTATCAATGTAACCACACAACTTGTTCAAAATGCAAAACCGCTAGCCTCGGTTACTATTATTGGGGCTATCACTGATTTGATAAAACATCTACGGAAGTGCCTACTCTGTTCATCTGAAGCATCTAGCAATGGACACGACACAGATAAATGGAGTACCGACCTTCAGTTGGCATTGGAAAATTGCATTTCTCAGCTCTCAAAGAAG GTAGGGGATGCGGGACCCATACTTGATACGCTAGCTGTTGTGCTGGAGAAtattccaaataataatatttcagcTCGAGCAACAATCTCCGCTATTTATCAGACTGCAATGGCGGTATCATCTATTCCTAATGTTTCTTATTACAGGAAG GCTTTTCCTGATGCCCTATTTCATCAGTTGCTTTTAGCAATGGCTCACCCTGATCTCGAGACTCGAATTGGGGCCCACGACATTTTCTCTATAGTGCTTATGCCATCCATTAAGTGTCCTAGGATGGAACTGAATGCGATTTCCtcaaaaaatgtttcatgGTTACCATTTGGCTGTGCAACACAGAAATTGATTAGTGGAAGTTTCTCCTTTAAAGACGAAGACAAGCATGCATCAGAACCCATAAATGGGGTACGAATGGAAGAAAGTCAACCAGCCGACTTCATCACCGAGAAATCTGTCACACATCCATCTATGCATGGATCCTCCAGCTTCAATCACATTTTCAGCGAGGCAAAAACT AAGTTGACTTCCCTCCGGTTAAGCAGTCACCAAGTGAGTCTCCTGCTCTCGTCAATCTGGGTTCAAGCTACATCTTCGGATAATACCCCTGCAAATTTTGAGGCTATGGCCCACACTTATAGCATAGCTTTGCTATTTACCCGGTCTAAG aCTTCAAGCCACATGGCTCTCATACGATGTTTTCAGCTGGCATTTTCCCTTCGAAGCATAGCTGTGGATCAAGAAG GCGGTTTACCACCCTCTCGCAGAAGATCTCTCTTCTCCATGGCATCGTTTATGCTTCTGTTTTCAGCCCGGGCGGGTGGTCTCCCAGAGTTGACTCCCATCATTAAAGCATCATTAGATAATAAAATG GTTGATCCTCACCTTCAGTCGGTTAATGATACCAGGCTGCAGGCTGTTCGTGTGACGTCTGAAAAGGATAGTGTAGCATTTGGGtcagaagaagatgaatttgCTGCAACGAAGTTTCTAGCAACACTTGAATTAGATGAACAGCAGTTGAAGGAAACTGTGGTCTCACACTTTACGATTAAATATGCCAATCTCTCAGAG gcTGATCTATCAAGTGTTAAAGAGCAGCTTTTACACGGGTTTTCGCCTGATGAGGCATACCCGTTAGGAGCTCCATTATTTATGGAGACACCACATTCAAGTTCTCCACTTGCTAAGCTGGCATTTTCAGATTATGATGAG GGTATGTCTCCTGATGTTTTGACAGATGACGAAGCCTTCCTCGAGCCTAGTGGAAGCCAGTCCAATCATAAAACGTCAATTTCCATCAGTAACCTCGACATTCTAAGCGTTAATCAGCTTTTGGAATCA GTGCTCGAAACAGCCAGACAAGTTGCGAGCTTCCCAGTTTCTTCGGCGCCTGTTCCGTACGATCAAATGAAAAGTCAATGTGAGGCCCTCATAACTTGCAAACAGCAGAAAATGTCAGTGCTTCATAGTTTCAAGCACAAAGAAGACACAAAGGAAGAGAAGGCAATAGTACTCTCCAGTGAAATTGAAACTTTACCTTCTCCTTTACCTGTCAAT GCTCTTTTGGAAGAAATTATTCAAGGAGCTTGA
- the LOC111807360 gene encoding uncharacterized protein LOC111807360 yields the protein MSINQNHLLRLVLSCRKITAQVTNPDTSTIIAMASSSEQEFVAYYRSKLHRFPRSNNFWDSKIASRVGEKLGHRLKEIGVSDVRIDLAEELSRPVYYRNRVLPLFDSVRRSGVAVNGAEKLGSGAI from the coding sequence ATGTCCATTAACCAGAACCACCTCCTCCGCCTGGTTCTTTCCTGCCGGAAAATCACCGCTCAGGTCACCAATCCAGACACCTCCACTATCATCGCTATGGCATCCTCCTCCGAGCAGGAATTCGTCGCCTATTACCGCTCTAAACTCCACCGCTTTCCTCGATCCAACAACTTTTGGGACTCCAAAATCGCCTCTCGCGTCGGCGAAAAGCTCGGCCACCGTTTGAAGGAGATCGGTGTCTCCGATGTTCGGATTGATCTCGCCGAAGAACTTTCCCGCCCTGTGTACTATCGAAATAGGGTTCTGCCGCTCTTCGATTCTGTTCGGCGCTCCGGCGTCGCCGTCAATGGTGCTGAGAAGCTCGGATCAGGTGCGATTTAG